Proteins encoded within one genomic window of Halobacteroides halobius DSM 5150:
- a CDS encoding glycoside hydrolase family 13 protein, whose translation MFINRKKFTIVVLVTLLIMVSTFSFAQVKKRYQTVVLRGSLAPLDWSSNDNPLTYNQSTKTWQSNPIQLTGGKTLQFKYVYDDQWMPGGNLKFTPPQSGKYVFKFHPQKERKVDVQLVSQYQGQATLQVTVPSETPQWTNLTLGSSLNNFNYTITKLKRKKNRVWTIKLSGKPGEKFTYQYALNDKKYLETRKRLRQATFTKENKVYTDRVVAWEKIPVAKSVTHDFSYQPSIPNSKEEVQIRVTVKHYGNIDTGGIYYTTDGSAPVGKRGTVKNGQFASLQITKSTTKGKITKSTLTGTIPAQENRTPVKYIIDVWDKQSQGSQFADTNSLTPQGATEFAYYVDNYQTPDWAKDAIIYQVFVDRFRNGNPNNDKVGVDQLPYSQQLKKWMGGDLVGLKEKLDYIDKLGVNAIWISPVYKGPYSHGYHPASFKKIDPHFGNKQIMKEIVKAAHKRGIKIIYDFVANHSSNRHPFFQSALEKGKRSKYYDWYTFTDWPNKYETFYSIKELPEFNNNNYQARNYMLNEVVAYWLNEIGIDGFRLDYAKGPSYSFWVDFRHKVKSIKPNAYIFGEVWADRKKINSYAGELDGAVGFEMQGAFYDTFIKDKSMAVLNKTVEQNQKVYPDEYVINTFLDSHDMPRFIFEAGNNPQILKLAAAAQFTLPGTPIIYYGDEIALSQSGDHNKVNTWKDRYYREPMPWDKEKQHLEKPNLAVKAYYKKLIKLRNQEIALRRGNYQSIHVAEDILVFARTYKGEKIIVMINKGKSGQSFSVQKILKQKLNAKDAVVNLMTDQKLTTDREGNLILHVAPQTVGIYELN comes from the coding sequence ATGTTTATTAACCGCAAAAAATTCACTATTGTTGTTTTAGTTACTTTACTTATTATGGTATCAACTTTTAGCTTTGCTCAGGTTAAAAAAAGATATCAGACTGTAGTATTAAGAGGGAGTTTGGCTCCATTAGACTGGAGTTCTAATGATAATCCACTAACTTATAATCAATCTACTAAGACTTGGCAGAGCAATCCTATCCAACTAACAGGAGGAAAGACACTTCAGTTTAAGTATGTTTATGATGATCAGTGGATGCCTGGTGGTAACTTAAAGTTTACCCCGCCCCAGAGTGGGAAGTATGTATTTAAGTTTCATCCTCAAAAGGAGCGTAAGGTAGATGTTCAGTTAGTCAGTCAGTACCAGGGCCAAGCTACTTTACAAGTTACTGTACCATCTGAAACACCTCAGTGGACTAATCTTACTTTAGGTTCTAGTCTAAATAATTTTAATTATACTATAACCAAACTAAAGAGGAAGAAGAATAGAGTATGGACTATTAAGTTATCTGGGAAACCAGGAGAAAAGTTTACTTATCAGTATGCTTTAAATGATAAAAAATATTTAGAGACTAGAAAGAGATTACGGCAAGCAACTTTCACTAAAGAAAATAAAGTTTATACAGATCGAGTTGTAGCCTGGGAGAAGATACCAGTTGCTAAGAGTGTAACCCATGATTTTAGTTATCAGCCATCAATTCCTAACAGTAAAGAAGAAGTACAGATTAGAGTTACAGTTAAGCATTACGGAAATATAGATACTGGAGGTATCTATTATACTACTGATGGTTCAGCCCCTGTAGGTAAAAGAGGCACAGTTAAGAATGGTCAATTTGCATCTTTACAAATAACAAAATCAACTACTAAGGGAAAGATTACAAAATCAACCTTAACTGGAACTATTCCAGCTCAAGAGAATAGGACCCCTGTTAAATATATAATTGATGTTTGGGATAAACAAAGTCAAGGTTCTCAATTTGCAGATACAAATAGTTTGACTCCTCAAGGAGCGACTGAGTTTGCTTATTATGTAGATAATTATCAAACTCCAGATTGGGCCAAAGATGCAATCATCTATCAAGTTTTTGTAGATCGCTTTAGAAATGGTAACCCAAACAATGATAAAGTCGGTGTAGACCAGTTACCTTATAGCCAGCAGTTAAAGAAATGGATGGGGGGAGACTTAGTAGGTTTAAAAGAAAAATTAGATTATATTGATAAGTTAGGGGTCAATGCTATCTGGATTTCTCCAGTTTATAAAGGGCCTTACTCTCATGGTTATCACCCAGCAAGTTTTAAAAAGATTGACCCTCATTTTGGTAATAAACAAATCATGAAAGAAATTGTCAAAGCAGCTCATAAGAGAGGGATTAAAATAATTTATGATTTTGTAGCTAATCACAGCTCTAATCGACATCCTTTCTTTCAATCAGCCTTAGAAAAAGGTAAAAGAAGTAAGTATTACGATTGGTATACATTTACTGATTGGCCTAATAAGTATGAAACATTCTATAGTATTAAAGAGTTACCAGAGTTTAATAATAACAATTATCAAGCAAGAAATTATATGTTAAATGAGGTAGTTGCTTACTGGTTAAACGAAATTGGTATAGATGGTTTTCGACTTGACTATGCTAAAGGGCCAAGTTATAGTTTTTGGGTAGATTTCCGGCATAAAGTTAAAAGTATTAAACCTAATGCCTATATCTTTGGTGAAGTCTGGGCTGACCGAAAAAAGATTAATTCTTATGCAGGAGAATTAGATGGAGCTGTAGGTTTTGAAATGCAAGGAGCATTTTATGATACATTTATTAAAGATAAGTCTATGGCAGTATTGAATAAGACTGTAGAGCAAAACCAAAAGGTTTATCCAGATGAATATGTAATTAATACTTTCTTAGATAGTCATGATATGCCACGTTTTATTTTTGAAGCAGGAAATAATCCGCAAATACTAAAGTTAGCTGCAGCAGCTCAATTTACATTACCAGGAACTCCAATTATTTATTATGGTGATGAAATTGCTTTATCTCAAAGTGGAGACCATAATAAAGTGAATACATGGAAGGACCGCTATTATCGGGAACCTATGCCGTGGGATAAAGAAAAGCAACATTTAGAGAAACCAAATTTAGCTGTTAAAGCTTATTATAAAAAATTAATTAAGTTACGTAATCAAGAAATAGCCTTAAGAAGAGGAAATTACCAAAGCATTCATGTTGCTGAAGATATATTAGTTTTTGCCCGAACTTATAAAGGAGAAAAAATTATAGTAATGATTAATAAAGGCAAAAGTGGTCAAAGTTTCTCAGTACAAAAAATATTAAAGCAGAAATTAAATGCAAAAGATGCAGTGGTTAATTTAATGACTGATCAGAAACTAACTACTGATAGGGAAGGTAATTTGATTTTACATGTTGCTCCTCAGACTGTAGGTATTTATGAGCTGAATTAG
- a CDS encoding alpha-amylase domain-containing protein — MKEGLNKLIEARKYFAYGPSHEGPSDNDVYSYIREGLNSTPGTGLVMLISDGTSGEVVSRTINSARPNTTYIDYTGNISGRVTTDATGKGNFKVKLSEAQGWSVWVPLKWESWKEN, encoded by the coding sequence ATGAAAGAAGGATTAAATAAGCTAATTGAAGCTAGAAAGTATTTTGCTTACGGGCCAAGCCACGAAGGGCCAAGTGATAATGATGTTTATAGCTATATTCGGGAAGGATTAAATAGTACTCCAGGGACTGGTTTAGTAATGTTAATCTCTGATGGTACTAGTGGTGAAGTTGTTTCTAGGACTATTAATTCAGCTCGGCCTAATACCACTTATATTGATTATACAGGGAATATTTCTGGTCGAGTAACTACTGATGCCACTGGTAAAGGTAATTTTAAAGTTAAATTATCTGAAGCTCAAGGATGGTCAGTTTGGGTACCACTCAAATGGGAGAGTTGGAAAGAAAATTAA